From one Chloroflexota bacterium genomic stretch:
- a CDS encoding response regulator transcription factor, whose translation MSDPGTPIRVLIVDDHAAVRRGIRHLLGAVPDIEIAGEAASGNEALQIVSRVRPDVILLDVRMPGLTGYETAPRLLDTAPGARIIMLTTYDEDEYIARSFGGGAVAYLLKNSSDDTVVEAIRAAYRGERVVTPELMDKVLTQYQSLARTQARIENDLSAEDVRILQMIKSGATNERIARAMLLGERTLKRRVQGIYRKLGVAHRAGAIAEASRRGLI comes from the coding sequence ATGAGCGACCCCGGCACGCCGATTCGCGTCCTCATCGTGGACGACCATGCCGCCGTGCGACGCGGCATACGGCACCTGCTCGGCGCCGTCCCCGATATTGAAATCGCCGGCGAAGCGGCGAGCGGGAACGAAGCGCTGCAAATCGTGTCCCGTGTCCGGCCGGACGTGATTCTGCTGGATGTGCGGATGCCAGGTCTGACGGGTTACGAGACGGCCCCGCGCCTGTTGGATACCGCGCCCGGGGCGCGCATCATCATGCTGACCACCTACGACGAGGATGAATATATCGCCAGGTCGTTCGGCGGCGGCGCGGTTGCCTACCTGCTCAAGAACTCCTCCGACGATACCGTGGTGGAAGCGATCCGCGCCGCGTACCGCGGCGAGCGGGTTGTGACACCCGAGTTGATGGACAAGGTGCTGACGCAGTACCAGTCGCTGGCCCGCACGCAGGCGCGCATCGAAAACGACCTCAGCGCCGAGGATGTGCGCATCCTGCAAATGATCAAGTCCGGCGCCACCAACGAGCGCATCGCCCGCGCGATGCTCCTGGGCGAGCGCACCCTCAAGCGGCGGGTGCAGGGCATCTACCGCAAACTGGGCGTTGCCCATCGCGCGGGCGCTATCGCCGAAGCCTCCCGGCGCGGCCTGATCTGA
- a CDS encoding (2Fe-2S)-binding protein has translation MSDEKMNSDSQPSEELQEGDTAAKAISRRQFLIGAGAGIVAGVAGTAVAVSTTAPAQPAPAGAPAAGAQPAAPAAGGAVASALPATHRQVKLNIDNKDYDLVVDVRTSLWEAMTYELGMSSSNVGCDRAQCGACAVVIDGRAVNGCTILAARLGRGQKILTVDGISKGQTLEQLHPIAKAYHLEGGLQCGLCTRGFIMSTYALLSRNKAPNEDDIREALGGNICRCSEYPKIYESVYRAAEEMRKA, from the coding sequence ATGAGCGACGAGAAGATGAATAGCGACTCCCAACCATCCGAGGAGTTGCAAGAGGGAGATACCGCCGCCAAGGCGATATCCCGCCGCCAGTTTCTGATCGGCGCCGGCGCCGGTATCGTGGCCGGCGTGGCGGGCACGGCCGTGGCGGTCAGCACCACCGCGCCGGCCCAACCCGCGCCCGCCGGGGCGCCGGCCGCCGGTGCGCAGCCGGCTGCGCCTGCTGCCGGTGGCGCGGTCGCGTCGGCCCTGCCGGCGACTCACCGGCAGGTTAAGCTGAACATCGACAACAAGGATTACGACCTGGTTGTTGATGTGCGCACGAGCCTGTGGGAAGCGATGACGTATGAACTTGGCATGTCGTCGTCCAACGTCGGCTGCGACCGCGCCCAGTGCGGCGCGTGCGCCGTGGTGATCGACGGTCGGGCCGTCAATGGCTGCACCATCCTGGCGGCGCGCCTTGGCCGCGGCCAGAAGATCCTGACGGTCGACGGCATCAGCAAGGGTCAGACACTCGAGCAGTTGCACCCGATTGCCAAGGCGTACCACCTGGAAGGCGGCCTGCAGTGCGGCCTCTGCACGCGCGGCTTCATCATGTCCACCTATGCGTTGCTGTCTCGGAACAAGGCGCCCAACGAGGACGATATCCGTGAAGCGCTCGGCGGCAATATCTGCCGTTGCTCGGAGTACCCCAAGATCTACGAGTCCGTCTATCGCGCGGCTGAAGAAATGCGCAAGGCTTAA
- a CDS encoding xanthine dehydrogenase family protein molybdopterin-binding subunit, translating into MATVDIVRLIQDEHYANSLSRDQWHDLVRSTEWDLMTGENPELIAPIVQKYGDRLPLPSRDAGEGGFGPGTNKSLGATKLDVLGTRIPRRQGLGIVTGVGRYVQHMAPKTALFMRTLRSPHPHAKVLKVDTSKAEKLPGVRAVLHRAVLPKEYADVRLGGGPPYRDLFNEEVFEVGSPIACVAAENEHIADEALRLIEVQYQVLPAALNMLEAMKSATPKQFDSKLDGTTINIQTPFKRGDVAKGFADADVTVENVSSRATEQHMPLEMTTSLSWWDNGKLTMYYTCQHSHGSRDALASALKLPQANVRVIQPGYMGSGYGYRSSVDLTEIHAAIMAKVTGRPMRAMYTRSEDFVTRTHRPQFQNESKLGIKKDGTIVALQVKVIANVGAQRATAASGAWYNMQMMYTIPNVMLEGVDVFTNSYKSGPYRCVSHPAGTLALETILDMAAYKIGMDPVEVRLKNLNLYGDVDAKRPYSNPGIKTCIEQASKAIGWKEKFHAPKAKEVRPGVFHGISLVAANCNHGAGSSNAAGMVIITSDGTLQVISGSTDIGPGQKTLQAMIAAETVGIPYERTNISLETDTEFAPDNSGTNGSRQTNTAGWGTYEAAMDARRQVLEWAAKKFIADAKRATPPQTLTVKPEELDVVKGEVVFKNDATKKLKISDLIAFSTGPIIGRGVHQQDPTWERAAMWSHAAEIEVDTNTGTIKILKYVAAHDVGKALNPFALEQQIEGGVIMGIGAALTEELKIDAATGLPLNDNILDYKALTIKDVPRTIDCVIVEHEKEYGVYGAHGIGEPPINPVGAVIANAIYNAIGVRVDKMPLTREKILAALKA; encoded by the coding sequence ATGGCAACCGTTGATATCGTACGTTTGATTCAGGATGAGCATTACGCCAATTCGTTGAGCCGCGATCAGTGGCACGATCTCGTCAGGAGCACCGAATGGGACCTGATGACCGGCGAGAATCCGGAATTGATCGCGCCGATCGTGCAGAAGTACGGCGATCGCCTGCCGCTTCCGTCGCGCGACGCCGGCGAGGGCGGCTTCGGCCCCGGCACCAACAAATCGCTGGGCGCGACCAAGCTGGACGTGCTTGGCACACGCATCCCGCGCCGCCAAGGCTTGGGTATCGTGACCGGCGTCGGCCGCTATGTCCAGCACATGGCGCCGAAGACCGCGCTGTTTATGCGCACCCTGCGCAGCCCGCACCCGCACGCCAAGGTCCTGAAAGTGGACACCAGCAAGGCCGAGAAGTTGCCCGGTGTACGCGCCGTGCTGCACCGCGCCGTGCTGCCGAAAGAGTATGCGGATGTCCGGCTTGGCGGCGGCCCGCCCTACCGCGATCTGTTCAACGAGGAAGTATTCGAGGTCGGCTCGCCGATCGCCTGCGTGGCGGCCGAGAACGAGCACATCGCCGACGAGGCGCTGCGCCTGATCGAAGTGCAGTACCAGGTGCTGCCTGCGGCGCTCAATATGCTTGAGGCGATGAAATCCGCCACACCCAAGCAGTTTGACAGCAAGCTGGATGGCACCACCATCAACATCCAGACGCCGTTCAAGCGCGGCGACGTGGCCAAAGGCTTTGCCGACGCCGACGTGACCGTCGAGAACGTTTCGTCGCGCGCCACCGAGCAGCACATGCCGCTCGAAATGACCACCTCGCTCTCCTGGTGGGACAACGGCAAGCTGACGATGTACTACACCTGCCAGCACTCGCACGGTTCCCGCGACGCGCTCGCGAGCGCGCTCAAGCTGCCGCAGGCGAACGTGCGCGTGATTCAGCCCGGCTATATGGGCTCCGGCTATGGCTACCGATCCAGCGTCGATCTGACCGAGATCCATGCGGCGATCATGGCGAAGGTGACGGGCCGCCCGATGCGCGCGATGTACACACGCTCGGAGGACTTCGTTACCCGCACGCACCGTCCGCAGTTCCAGAACGAGTCCAAGCTCGGCATCAAGAAGGACGGCACCATCGTCGCCCTGCAGGTCAAGGTGATTGCCAACGTCGGTGCGCAGCGCGCCACCGCCGCGTCCGGCGCGTGGTATAACATGCAGATGATGTATACCATCCCGAATGTGATGTTGGAAGGCGTCGACGTTTTCACCAACTCGTATAAATCCGGCCCGTACCGCTGCGTGAGCCACCCGGCCGGCACGCTGGCCCTCGAAACGATTCTGGATATGGCGGCGTACAAGATCGGCATGGATCCGGTCGAAGTGCGCCTCAAGAACCTGAACCTCTACGGCGACGTGGACGCCAAGCGCCCGTACAGCAACCCGGGCATCAAGACCTGCATCGAGCAGGCCTCCAAGGCGATCGGCTGGAAGGAGAAGTTCCACGCCCCGAAGGCCAAAGAAGTGCGCCCAGGCGTCTTCCACGGCATCTCCCTCGTCGCCGCGAACTGCAACCACGGCGCCGGATCGTCCAACGCCGCCGGCATGGTGATCATCACCAGCGACGGCACGCTGCAGGTCATCTCCGGCAGCACTGACATCGGTCCCGGTCAGAAGACGCTGCAGGCGATGATTGCGGCCGAGACAGTCGGCATCCCTTACGAGCGGACCAACATCTCGCTCGAAACCGACACTGAGTTCGCGCCGGACAACAGCGGCACGAACGGCTCCCGCCAGACGAACACCGCCGGCTGGGGCACGTACGAAGCGGCCATGGACGCGCGGCGTCAGGTGCTGGAGTGGGCGGCCAAGAAGTTCATCGCTGATGCCAAGCGCGCCACGCCGCCGCAGACGCTTACGGTCAAGCCGGAAGAGCTTGACGTGGTCAAGGGCGAGGTGGTGTTCAAGAACGACGCGACGAAGAAGCTCAAGATCTCCGACCTGATCGCCTTCAGCACCGGCCCGATCATCGGGCGCGGCGTGCACCAGCAGGATCCGACCTGGGAGCGCGCGGCCATGTGGTCGCACGCCGCCGAGATCGAAGTGGACACGAACACCGGCACCATCAAGATTCTGAAGTACGTGGCCGCCCACGACGTCGGCAAGGCGCTCAACCCGTTCGCGCTCGAGCAGCAGATCGAAGGCGGCGTGATTATGGGCATCGGCGCGGCGCTGACCGAAGAACTGAAGATCGATGCAGCGACCGGCCTGCCGCTCAACGACAACATCCTCGACTACAAGGCGCTGACGATCAAGGATGTGCCGCGAACCATCGACTGCGTCATCGTCGAGCATGAGAAGGAGTACGGCGTGTACGGCGCGCACGGCATCGGCGAGCCGCCCATCAACCCGGTCGGCGCGGTTATCGCCAACGCAATCTACAATGCGATTGGCGTGCGTGTGGACAAGATGCCGTTGACCCGTGAAAAAATCCTGGCGGCGCTGAAAGCCTAG
- a CDS encoding FAD binding domain-containing protein, giving the protein MKAFELYDAKSVQDAVALLNKFGPTAKIVAGGSDLVAGVMKDWVYGKGMPYPEKLIDVTTIADMVGIKVANNTATIGAATTLTSIEESPDLKKGWPVFTDSALSVASPLIRNFGTLGGNLNQRPRCWFFRGENFACYKKGGDFCFAVTGDNRYHAIVGGELCYIVHPSDTATSLLALNAAATVAGPSGQRTVQFDDYFKGPRDDVLRENVLKNDELMVNVTIPALAANTKTAWIKLKDRQVYDFALMSVAVVVTQEGGTWKDGRIVLGGVAPVPYRAKVIEDALKGKDIKATLKSAIQQFRTVTRPMSLNAYKVDIAMSLIERAITAAI; this is encoded by the coding sequence ATGAAAGCGTTTGAACTCTATGATGCGAAATCCGTCCAGGACGCCGTCGCACTGCTGAACAAGTTCGGTCCCACGGCGAAGATTGTCGCGGGCGGCAGCGACCTGGTGGCGGGTGTGATGAAGGACTGGGTGTACGGGAAGGGCATGCCCTACCCGGAAAAACTGATCGACGTGACCACCATCGCCGACATGGTCGGCATCAAGGTGGCGAACAACACCGCGACCATCGGCGCGGCGACCACGCTGACGTCGATCGAGGAGTCGCCGGATCTGAAGAAGGGCTGGCCCGTGTTCACCGACTCGGCGCTGAGCGTCGCGTCGCCGCTGATCCGCAACTTCGGCACGCTGGGCGGCAACCTCAACCAGCGCCCGCGCTGCTGGTTCTTCCGCGGCGAGAACTTCGCCTGCTACAAGAAGGGCGGCGACTTCTGCTTCGCGGTGACGGGCGACAACCGCTACCACGCGATCGTGGGCGGCGAGTTGTGCTACATCGTCCACCCGTCGGACACGGCGACCTCGCTGCTGGCGCTCAACGCCGCCGCGACGGTGGCCGGGCCGAGCGGCCAGCGCACCGTGCAGTTTGACGACTACTTCAAGGGCCCGCGCGACGACGTCCTGCGCGAGAACGTGCTGAAGAACGACGAGTTGATGGTGAATGTGACCATCCCGGCGCTCGCCGCCAACACCAAGACGGCGTGGATCAAGCTGAAGGATCGTCAGGTCTACGACTTTGCCCTGATGAGCGTCGCCGTGGTGGTGACGCAGGAGGGCGGGACCTGGAAGGACGGGCGTATCGTGCTCGGCGGTGTCGCGCCGGTACCGTATCGCGCCAAGGTCATCGAGGACGCGTTGAAGGGCAAGGACATCAAGGCGACGCTGAAGAGCGCGATCCAGCAGTTCCGCACTGTCACCCGCCCGATGAGCCTGAACGCCTACAAAGTTGACATCGCGATGAGCCTGATCGAGCGTGCCATCACGGCCGCGATCTAG